In Aegilops tauschii subsp. strangulata cultivar AL8/78 chromosome 3, Aet v6.0, whole genome shotgun sequence, one genomic interval encodes:
- the LOC109739592 gene encoding ARF guanine-nucleotide exchange factor GNOM: MREPPPPSPSPSASRAAMACVVTSEVATVLAIMRRNVRWAAGGDDDPLDHPLIAGLKSLRRAAATWSPRRWRDVEPLLYLGPFLDVVRSDEAGAPATGAALSSLHKVLSLDLVGPDAPGADRAMAAVVEAVAGCRFEVTDAASEEAVLARALQVLLACVRGRAAPALSNRHVCDIVNTCFRVVQQAGAKGELLQRVSRQTMQEVVRCVFARLPDIDATTVADHKIASKNEVSSAGEMENGSDSVCLSSSQDKVGGEFGVVQDKAMMELFGVPCMVEILQFLCSLLNIAEDSQVDPNMNPIDFDEDMPLFALGLINSAIELSTSSIQRHPKLLAFVQDELFRNLMQFGLSDSPLILSTICSVIFTLFYHLRRALKLQIEAFFACVILRLTQSRYGASYQQQEVALETLVDFCQQKDFMVEMYTNMDCDLQCSNVFEDLVNVLSKSAFPEESTLSTLNVLALDGLVAVIQAIAERIGNSPQHCQQPVQELSEYFSFWQLKCENINDPDQWVRFVNQQKSIKRKLMVGVEHFNRDRRKGFEYLQAAHLLPEKLDPRSVALFFRYSPGLDKNLLGDYLGNHDEFSIQVLHEFSGTFDFEKLNLDAALRLFLETFRLPGESQKIQRILEAFSDRYYEESPELFVNRDAALVLSYSVILLNTDQHNVRVKNKMSEEDFIRNNRRINGGNDLPREFLSELYYSICRNEIKTIPEQGVGCSEMSFSRWADLMFKSKRASAYIACHSYPFLDHDMFLIMARPTVAAISVIFDNVEQEEILTRCIDGFLSVAKLAAFYHLNDVLNDLVVALGKFTILSIASCDDPATAFGEDTKARMATEALFTIAATHGDHINRGWRTIVDCILRFHEIGLLPACLTNDTADDEESFSASLPTKVSQVEPKKTYGLMGRFTQLLYLDAEEPRFQPTEEQLAAQRNASETIKKCQIGTIFTESKFLQADSLLNLARALIQAAGQPPKITSSIDGESNAVICLELIIAVTLNNRDRIVVLWHDVFELITHIVQSTVMPCNLVEKAVFGLLDICQRLLPYKENLVDDLLRSLQLILKLDARVADAYCESITQKVACLVKDNATHIKSQMGWQTIISLLCVTAHHPDASDAGFEALIYIMFEGAHLSPANFVLSVEAARQFAQSRLGSAERSIHSLNLMAESVNCLARWSHEVKEAGGEAERMLEGIAEMWLRLVQALRKVCTDQREQVRDHALVLLHRCLVVDGISVPSSVWLMSFDIVFHLLDELLEIAQNFSPKDFRNMESSLLHAVKLLSKLSMQSLNDLSAHIGFSKLWLEVLDMIEKLMKAKVRGSSRTERLQEAATELLKNILLAMKASGILSSTSAGGENSLWEATWLRVNKIAPSLQPVVFPDYDDAVQGSQSKLDIPAVSEGRLVPV; this comes from the exons ATGCGggaaccgccgccgccgtcgccgtcgcccagcGCGTCACGCGCGGCCATGGCGTGCGTGGTGACGTCGGAAGTCGCCACGGTGCTCGCCATCATGCGCCGCAACGTCCGCTGGGCAGCCGGCGGCGACGACGACCCCCTCGACCACCCTCTCATCGCGGGCCTCAAGTCCCTCCGCCGCGCCGCGGCTACGTGGAGCCCGCGCCGGTGGCGGGACGTGGAGCCGCTCCTCTACCTCGGCCCCTTCCTCGACGTCGTCCGCTCCGACGAGGCCGGCGCGCCCGCCACGGGCGCCGCGCTCTCGTCCCTCCACAAGGTGCTCTCCCTCGACCTCGTCGGCCCCGACGCGCCCGGCGCGGACCGGGCCATGGCCGCTGTCGTGGAGGCCGTCGCGGGGTGCCGCTTCGAGGTCACCGACGCGGCGTCGGAGGAGGCCGTCCTGGCCAGGGCGCTGCAGGTGCTGCTCGCCTGCGTGCGCGGCCGCGCGGCGCCCGCGCTCTCCAACCGCCACGTGTGCGACATTGTCAACACTTGCTTCCGCGTTGTGCAGCAGGCCGGTGCCAAGGGGGAGCTGCTGCAGCGCGTGTCCCGGCAGACCATGCAGGAGGTTGTCCGCTGTGTCTTCGCCCGCCTGCCCGACATTGATGCCACCACGGTCGCAGACCACAAG ATTGCTAGCAAGAACGAAGTTTCGAGTGCTGGCGAAATGGAGAATGGGAGCGATTCTGTGTGCTTGAGTAGCTCCCAGGATAAGGTTGGAGGTGAATTTGGTGTTGTGCAAGACAAGGCTATGATGGAGCTGTTTGGGGTTCCTTGCATGGTAGAAATATTGCAATTTTTGTGCTCTCTGTTAAACATAGCAGAAGACAGTCAGGTGGACCCAAATATGAATCCAATTGACTTCGATGAGGATATGCCACTCTTTGCTCTAGGGTTGATCAATTCTGCTATTGAGCTGTCAACTTCGTCCATACAGAGACACCCAAAACTACTGGCCTTTGTACAAGATGAACTGTTCCGCAATCTAATGCAGTTCGGCTTGTCAGATAGCCCCTTGATTCTGTCGACCATATGCAGTGTTATTTTTACACTCTTCTACCATTTACGTCGGGCACTGAAGCTGCAAATTGAGGCTTTCTTTGCGTGTGTGATCCTTAGACTAACCCAGAGTAGATATGGAGCTAGTTACCAGCAGCAGGAAGTTGCCCTGGAGACTCTAGTGGATTTTTGCCAGCAGAAAGATTTTATGGTTGAGATGTATACAAATATGGATTGTGATTTACAGTGCTCTAATGTTTTTGAAGACCTGGTTAATGTTCTGTCCAAAAGTGCATTCCCTGAGGAGAGTACCTTGTCAACTTTAAATGTGCTTGCTTTGGATGGTTTGGTTGCTGTCATTCAGGCAATAGCAGAGAGGATTGGTAATTCACCTCAGCACTGCCAGCAGCCAGTGCAAGAATTAAGTGAATATTTTTCCTTTTGGCAGTTAAAGTGTGAGAACATTAATGATCCTGATCAATGGGTTAGATTTGTTAACCAGCAGAAAAGCATCAAGAGAAAGCTAATGGTTGGTGTTGAACATTTTAATAGGGATAGAAGGAAGGGCTTTGAGTACCTGCAAGCTGCTCATCTCTTGCCTGAAAAACTTGACCCACGAAGTGTTGCCCTGTTTTTCCGCTACTCGCCTGGATTAGACAAGAATCTTCTTGGGGACTATCTGGGGAATCATGACGAGTTCTCCATTCAGGTCCTTCATGAATTTTCTGGAACCTTCGACTTCGAGAAGTTGAACTTGGATGCTGCCTTAAGGCTCTTCTTGGAAACCTTTCGGCTGCCTGGTGAATCACAGAAGATACAAAGGATTCTTGAGGCCTTTTCTGATAGGTACTATGAAGAGTCACCAGAATTGTTCGTTAACCGAGATGCTGCTCTAGTGCTGTCATACTCAGTAATTTTGCTCAACACGGACCAACACAATGTACGGGTTAAGAATAAGATGTCAGAAGAAGATTTTATTAGGAACAATCGCCGTATCAATGGTGGGAATGATCTTCCAAGGGAATTCTTATCTGAGCTATATTATTCTATTTGTCGAAATGAAATCAAAACCATTCCCGAGCAAGGAGTTGGATGCTCAGAGATGTCTTTCAGCCGCTGGGCTGATCTGATGTTTAAGTCAAAGAGGGCATCAGCTTACATTGCTTGTCACTCCTATCCTTTTCTTGATCATGACATGTTTCTTATCATGGCCAGGCCAACAGTTGCTGCTATCTCAGTGATCTTTGATAATGTTGAGCAAGAAGAGATTCTTACAAGATGCATTGATGGGTTTCTGTCAGTGGCAAAGTTGGCTGCATTCTATCATCTTAATGATGTGCTGAATGATCTTGTTGTGGCACTTGGTAAGTTCACCATTTTGTCGATCGCTTCCTGTGATGATCCTGCAACAGCTTTTGGTGAGGACACCAAAGCTAGAATGGCAACAGAGGCTCTTTTCACTATAGCAGCGACTCATGGTGATCACATAAACAGAGGATGGAGGACAATTGTAGATTGCATTTTAAGATTTCATGAGATAGGTCTCCTTCCTGCTTGTCTCACCAACGATACAGCTGATGATGAGGAGTCCTTCTCTGCTTCATTGCCCACCAAAGTTTCTCAAGTTGAACCAAAGAAAACATATGGGCTGATGGGGAGGTTCACCCAACTACTGTATTTAGATGCTGAAGAGCCAAGGTTCCAGCCAACAGAGGAGCAACTTGCTGCTCAGAGGAATGCTTCAGAGACCATAAAAAAGTGCCAAATAGGTACCATCTTCACCGAGAGCAAATTCCTACAGGCTGACTCGCTCTTGAATCTGGCAAGAGCCCTCATTCAGGCAGCAGGCCAACCTCCGAAGATCACCAGCTCAATAGATGGTGAAAGCAATGCAGTCATCTGCTTAGAGCTTATCATTGCCGTCACATTAAACAACAGAGACAGGATTGTCGTCTTATGGCATGATGTTTTCGAGCTTATAACTCATATTGTTCAGTCCACGGTAATGCCCTGTAATCTGGTGGAGAAAGCTGTTTTCGGCCTCCTGGACATCTGTCAGCGTTTGCTTCCTTATAAGGAGAATCTCGTGGATGATCTACTGAGATCGCTTCAGTTAATCTTGAAACTTGATGCTCGTGTGGCTGATGCGTATTGCGAGAGCATCACGCAGAAGGTCGCATGCCTTGTCAAGGATAATGCAACACATATCAAGTCTCAGATGGGTTGGCAAACTATCATTTCCTTGCTCTGTGTCACTGCTCATCATCCTGATGCTTCCGACGCTGGTTTTGAAGCCCTGATTTACATCATGTTTGAGGGGGCACACCTCTCACCTGCCAACTTCGTCCTTTCGGTGGAGGCTGCGAGACAGTTTGCACAGTCTCGGCTCGGGTCTGCTGAAAGATCTATCCATTCTTTGAACCTAATGGCTGAATCTGTGAATTGCCTTGCACGCTGGTCGCATGAGGTTAAGGAAGCTGGTGGAGAGGCCGAAAGGATGCTGGAAGGAATCGCTGAGATGTGGCTGCGGCTAGTCCAGGCGCTGCGGAAGGTGTGCACAGATCAGCGAGAACAAGTGAGGGATCATGCTCTGGTATTGTTGCACAGATGCTTAGTAGTTGATGGGATATCAGTTCCATCTTCGGTGTGGTTGATGTCATTCGACATTGTCTTCCACTTGCTCGATGAATTGCTAGAGATTGCTCAGAATTTCTCACCAAAGGATTTCAGAAACATGGAGTCGTCCCTCTTGCATGCTGTAAAACTTTTATCCAAACTATCCATGCAGTCACTCAATGATCTTTCAGCACACATTGGGTTCAGTAAGCTGTGGTTGGAGGTACTGGACATGATAGAGAAGCTCATGAAAGCCAAAGTAAGAGGGAGCAGCAGGACTGAGAGGTTACAAGAGGCTGCCACAGAGCTACTCAAGAACATTCTGCTGGCGATGAAAGCGAGCGGGATCTTATCGAGCACAAGCGCCGGAGGGGAGAACAGTTTGTGGGAAGCAACATGGCTTCGGGTTAACAAGATCGCGCCTTCGCTGCAGCCAGTAGTTTTCCCTGATTATGATGATGCAGTACAAGGTTCACAAAGCAAGTTGGATATCCCAGCAGTTTCTGAGGGGAGGTTGGTCCCAGTTTAG